Proteins found in one Lycium ferocissimum isolate CSIRO_LF1 chromosome 6, AGI_CSIRO_Lferr_CH_V1, whole genome shotgun sequence genomic segment:
- the LOC132060170 gene encoding cytochrome P450 89A9-like, whose amino-acid sequence MFEDTTRQMDSWFIIVIPLSLCIIISSSFIFLLNLFFFSNSKTKKNLPPGPFTFPFIGNLPLLRNKSIADIELILQKLKSKYGPIITLKIGTTTSIFITSHSLAYQALVQQGALCSDRPLALPTNQILSSNDRSINTASYGPTWRILRRNLKLEMLHPSLIKSRSKSRANRALSILIQKLHDTADSEVGVMVLDHIKHAIFCLLAFMCFGNKLDEAQIIQIKDSQHRALLAVLQFKILDIFPRVGKLIFRNRWKELIALRKVVESVFIPLIQAQIKHKEEKANSCVHKKEEETVCYVDTLLNLELPEEKRKLTYEEIVSLCGEFLGAASDTTSTALQWIMANLVKYPAIQEKLYKDILCKIEGPQQSKVENSNKLIPEEDLQKMPYLKAVILEGLRRHPPSHFLLPHRVTKEMELNGYVIPKNAIIYFMVREMGMDPNVWEDPMDFKPERFLMDHRDGEPFDISGRREKKMMPFGVGRRICPGYDFAMLHLEYFVANLIWHFEWKPVEGDDIDLTEELDFTFTMKNPLRARVSPRLN is encoded by the coding sequence ATGTTTGAGGATACAACTAGACAAATGGATTCTTGGTTCATCATTGTCATCCCTCTATCTCTATGTATTATCATCTCTTCATCCTTCATATTTCtcttaaatcttttctttttctccaattcaaaaACCAAGAAGAATCTCCCACCAGGACCCTTTACATTTCCATTTATTGGGAACTTACCATTGTTGAGAAATAAATCCATAGCTGATATTGAACTCATCCTACAAAAACTCAAGTCCAAGTATGGTCCTATTATTACGCTCAAAATAGGTACTACAACTTCTATATTCATTACTAGCCACTCTTTAGCCTACCAAGCTTTAGTCCAACAAGGCGCTCTTTGCTCCGACCGTCCACTTGCATTACCGACCAATCAGATTTTAAGTAGCAATGACCGAAGCATCAATACCGCCTCGTATGGCCCCACGTGGCGGATCCTACGTCGAAACCTCAAGTTGGAAATGTTACATCCCTCTCTTATCAAGTCCCGGTCAAAATCCCGAGCTAATCGGGCACTAAGTATCCTCATTCAAAAGCTACACGATACAGCTGATTCTGAAGTGGGAGTGATGGTACTTGATCATATTAAGCATGCCATCTTCTGTCTTCTTGCCTTCATGTGCTTCGGGAACAAGCTCGACGAGGCTCAAATTATTCAAATAAAAGATTCACAGCATCGAGCACTTCTAGCCGTGCTCCAATTTAAAATACTTGACATTTTCCCCAGAGTCGGAAAATTAATCTTCAGAAACCGTTGGAAAGAGCTTATTGCATTACGAAAAGTGGTAGAGAGTGTATTCATACCTCTAATCCAAGCTCAAATAAAgcacaaagaagaaaaagcCAACTCATGTGTTcataaaaaagaagaggaaacgGTTTGTTATGTCGATACGTTGCTAAATTTGGAATTGCCAGAGGAAAAGAGGAAACTTACTTACGAAGAGATTGTCAGCCTCTGTGGCGAGTTTCTCGGTGCAGCCAGCGATACAACATCCACCGCGTTGCAGTGGATTATGGCCAACTTGGTTAAGTACCCTGCCATTCAGGAAAAACTGTATAAAGATATACTGTGCAAAATTGAGGGACCCCAACAATCAAAGGTAGAAAATAGCAATAAGTTGATACCAGAGGAGGATTTGCAGAAAATGCCATATTTAAAAGCAGTGATCTTGGAAGGTCTAAGGAGGCACCCGCCATCTCACTTTTTGCTGCCACATAGAGTGACAAAGGAAATGGAATTGAACGGCTACGTCATACCTAAGAACGCTATAATCTATTTCATGGTGAGAGAAATGGGCATGGACCCAAATGTGTGGGAGGATCCAATGGATTTCAAGCCGGAGAGGTTCTTGATGGATCATAGAGATGGCGAACCATTTGATATAAGCggaagaagagagaagaagatGATGCCATTCGGCGTAGGGAGGAGAATATGCCCGGGGTATGATTTTGCTATGCTCCATTTAGAGTACTTCGTGGCTAACTTGATTTGGCATTTCGAATGGAAGCCTGTGGAGGGAGACGACATTGATTTAACCGAGGAGTTAGACTTCACCTTTACCATGAAGAATCCACTTCGAGCTCGCGTCAGTCCCAGGCTGAACTGA